The Rhinoderma darwinii isolate aRhiDar2 chromosome 11, aRhiDar2.hap1, whole genome shotgun sequence genome window below encodes:
- the LOC142663888 gene encoding ropporin-1-like isoform X1, which translates to MVELLEPTMPIAEDQMTIPSELPEMLKQFTRDAIITQPPDLLEWSYTYFNALKTGTKLPTEECQKRLSMSKWAVLSLEILKELHKKLGARLTITSSELIQLWNDLGLPPDLYSSIMLVGSLSEQIEWLKFLALACSGLGVVSQPMTIARTLKIACEVLSDEESEPPSIPFSTFQFLYRFLAAVDGEVSEPQVHQMLTYLEQVVGLDGLIKVSDFTENPNVRLE; encoded by the exons AACCAACAATGCCAATAGCAGAAGACCAGATGACAATTCCGTCAGAATTACCAGAAATGTTAAAGCAGTTCACAAGAGATGCCATTATCACACAGCCACCCGACCTGCTGGAGTGGTCTTACAC GTATTTCAATGCTTTGAAGACAGGGACAAAATTACCAACAGAAGAATGTCAAAAAAGACTAAGCATGTCTAAATGGGCAGTGCTATCTCTAGAAATTCTGAAGGAATTGCACAAAAAA TTAGGTGCAAGACTGACGATAACATCCAGTGAGCTAATACAACTATGGAATGATCTAGGTTTACCCCCGGACCTATACAGCAGCATAATGCTTGTGGGAAGCCTATCCGAACAAATTGAATGGTTAAAATTCTTAGCCCTGGCGTGTAGCGGTCTTGGAGTGGTAAGTCAACCAATG ACCATTGCTAGAACCCTGAAAATTGCATGTGAGGTCTTGTCAGACGAAGAGAGTGAACCTCCTAGTATTCCATTCAGCACATTCCAGTTCCTCTACAGATTTCTAGCAGCCGTGGACGGGGAAGTATCAGAGCCCCAAGTGCATCAAATGCTGACTTATTTAGAACAAGT GGTTGGCCTGGACGGACTGATTAAGGTATCTGACTTCACTGAGAATCCAAACGTGAGGCTGGAATAA
- the LOC142663888 gene encoding ropporin-1-like isoform X2: MVELLEPTMPIAEDQMTIPSELPEMLKQFTRDAIITQPPDLLEWSYTYFNALKTGTKLPTEECQKRLSMSKWAVLSLEILKELHKKLGARLTITSSELIQLWNDLGLPPDLYSSIMLVGSLSEQIEWLKFLALACSGLGVTIARTLKIACEVLSDEESEPPSIPFSTFQFLYRFLAAVDGEVSEPQVHQMLTYLEQVVGLDGLIKVSDFTENPNVRLE, encoded by the exons AACCAACAATGCCAATAGCAGAAGACCAGATGACAATTCCGTCAGAATTACCAGAAATGTTAAAGCAGTTCACAAGAGATGCCATTATCACACAGCCACCCGACCTGCTGGAGTGGTCTTACAC GTATTTCAATGCTTTGAAGACAGGGACAAAATTACCAACAGAAGAATGTCAAAAAAGACTAAGCATGTCTAAATGGGCAGTGCTATCTCTAGAAATTCTGAAGGAATTGCACAAAAAA TTAGGTGCAAGACTGACGATAACATCCAGTGAGCTAATACAACTATGGAATGATCTAGGTTTACCCCCGGACCTATACAGCAGCATAATGCTTGTGGGAAGCCTATCCGAACAAATTGAATGGTTAAAATTCTTAGCCCTGGCGTGTAGCGGTCTTGGAGTG ACCATTGCTAGAACCCTGAAAATTGCATGTGAGGTCTTGTCAGACGAAGAGAGTGAACCTCCTAGTATTCCATTCAGCACATTCCAGTTCCTCTACAGATTTCTAGCAGCCGTGGACGGGGAAGTATCAGAGCCCCAAGTGCATCAAATGCTGACTTATTTAGAACAAGT GGTTGGCCTGGACGGACTGATTAAGGTATCTGACTTCACTGAGAATCCAAACGTGAGGCTGGAATAA
- the LOC142663888 gene encoding ropporin-1-like isoform X3 → MPIAEDQMTIPSELPEMLKQFTRDAIITQPPDLLEWSYTYFNALKTGTKLPTEECQKRLSMSKWAVLSLEILKELHKKLGARLTITSSELIQLWNDLGLPPDLYSSIMLVGSLSEQIEWLKFLALACSGLGVVSQPMTIARTLKIACEVLSDEESEPPSIPFSTFQFLYRFLAAVDGEVSEPQVHQMLTYLEQVVGLDGLIKVSDFTENPNVRLE, encoded by the exons ATGCCAATAGCAGAAGACCAGATGACAATTCCGTCAGAATTACCAGAAATGTTAAAGCAGTTCACAAGAGATGCCATTATCACACAGCCACCCGACCTGCTGGAGTGGTCTTACAC GTATTTCAATGCTTTGAAGACAGGGACAAAATTACCAACAGAAGAATGTCAAAAAAGACTAAGCATGTCTAAATGGGCAGTGCTATCTCTAGAAATTCTGAAGGAATTGCACAAAAAA TTAGGTGCAAGACTGACGATAACATCCAGTGAGCTAATACAACTATGGAATGATCTAGGTTTACCCCCGGACCTATACAGCAGCATAATGCTTGTGGGAAGCCTATCCGAACAAATTGAATGGTTAAAATTCTTAGCCCTGGCGTGTAGCGGTCTTGGAGTGGTAAGTCAACCAATG ACCATTGCTAGAACCCTGAAAATTGCATGTGAGGTCTTGTCAGACGAAGAGAGTGAACCTCCTAGTATTCCATTCAGCACATTCCAGTTCCTCTACAGATTTCTAGCAGCCGTGGACGGGGAAGTATCAGAGCCCCAAGTGCATCAAATGCTGACTTATTTAGAACAAGT GGTTGGCCTGGACGGACTGATTAAGGTATCTGACTTCACTGAGAATCCAAACGTGAGGCTGGAATAA